One genomic segment of Leptospirales bacterium includes these proteins:
- a CDS encoding pirin family protein, with translation QIMSAGAGILHSEFNHSATEDLNFLQIWILPRIRDIDPRYQQLAFQPADIDNQWRCLVAPDREDSLWINQNAWVSLSRISSGCQLAATLNRNASHAYLMCLEGDLMLEQERLGRRDALALSGYSELTLNTESGADLLLIESQFGG, from the coding sequence CAAATCATGTCCGCTGGCGCCGGCATTCTTCACTCTGAATTCAATCATTCTGCAACGGAAGATCTCAACTTCTTGCAGATCTGGATTCTGCCCCGAATTCGCGACATCGATCCGCGCTACCAACAGCTAGCTTTTCAGCCAGCGGATATCGACAATCAATGGCGCTGTCTTGTTGCCCCGGACCGCGAAGATTCTTTGTGGATCAACCAGAATGCCTGGGTGTCGCTCAGCCGAATCAGCTCCGGCTGCCAACTTGCTGCTACTTTGAATCGAAATGCATCACATGCTTACCTGATGTGTCTGGAAGGCGACTTGATGCTGGAGCAGGAACGGCTTGGTCGCCGCGACGCCCTGGCTCTATCCGGATATAGCGAACTTACTTTGAATACCGAGAGCGGCGCCGACCTACTACTGATTGAGTCCCAGTTTGGCGGATAG
- a CDS encoding heme exporter protein CcmB: protein MVAAPGFWRTFWRSLQLEISVESRRPGGLFGPLLFTASLAFLFRASLNDASVADAANRAALMLAALYVSATLAASRRIHAETEAGALQIQLMAPADAAAFFLAKCVLAWLQLSVLALLLEPLYGWLLVGIPSVATQNTVIFCTCSLALAPLATLGVYIGRGSSARELVTPALTLPAAIPIFLLSASALKQSSGGQWPAPQTIIALLASGALYAALGILLFTALGSEE, encoded by the coding sequence GTGGTTGCAGCACCCGGATTCTGGAGGACCTTCTGGCGCTCATTGCAGCTTGAAATCAGCGTCGAAAGCCGACGCCCGGGCGGTCTGTTCGGCCCCCTATTGTTTACGGCAAGTCTGGCCTTTCTGTTTCGGGCTTCTCTGAACGACGCCAGCGTTGCCGATGCTGCTAATCGCGCTGCGTTGATGCTGGCCGCACTCTATGTTTCAGCGACATTGGCAGCCAGCCGCCGCATTCACGCCGAAACCGAAGCCGGCGCCCTGCAGATTCAACTCATGGCCCCTGCCGACGCTGCCGCTTTCTTTCTTGCGAAATGCGTCCTCGCCTGGCTGCAGCTCAGTGTACTGGCTCTGCTGCTTGAACCGCTTTATGGCTGGTTGCTGGTTGGAATTCCATCCGTCGCGACGCAAAACACTGTCATATTTTGCACCTGCAGTCTGGCCCTCGCGCCGCTGGCGACACTTGGAGTCTACATTGGTCGCGGTTCCTCGGCCCGTGAACTTGTTACGCCCGCCCTGACTCTGCCGGCCGCTATTCCAATCTTCTTGCTCAGCGCCAGCGCCTTGAAACAAAGCAGCGGCGGTCAGTGGCCGGCGCCGCAAACAATCATTGCTTTACTGGCCTCAGGCGCCCTGTATGCTGCCCTTGGCATTCTGCTTTTCACGGCCCTTGGTTCAGAGGAATGA
- the ccsA gene encoding cytochrome c biogenesis protein CcsA, translating into MKVDIHQRNTSARPIWRRKGAAALDWALVALAAGAAVISFVSLTYPPTLASQGQASRILFVHVPVAWVALYAPCLSALAGILYLLTRLERYDIWSLACARIAFVFSLAVVLTGGIWGSVEWGTFWSFQDPRLMSFAILVLTLGGYFMARGLSENPARTATYGAAASILAALAALLTWFAIRVVTPDLHPTPVIGTMSRKIAQTFWLAVGAYHFVFLALLRAAVRHERIARATRWLNELENTNS; encoded by the coding sequence ATGAAAGTCGACATTCACCAGCGCAACACATCAGCTCGCCCAATCTGGCGTCGCAAAGGCGCCGCCGCTCTCGATTGGGCGCTGGTCGCGCTGGCAGCGGGGGCCGCCGTCATCAGCTTCGTCAGCCTCACTTATCCGCCAACGCTTGCCAGCCAGGGACAGGCCAGTCGCATCCTTTTTGTACATGTTCCTGTGGCGTGGGTGGCGCTTTATGCACCGTGCCTTTCGGCGCTTGCCGGCATACTGTATCTGCTCACGAGATTGGAGCGTTACGATATCTGGTCTCTGGCCTGTGCACGCATTGCATTTGTTTTCTCTCTGGCCGTTGTTTTGACCGGCGGAATCTGGGGCTCTGTCGAATGGGGAACCTTCTGGTCCTTTCAGGATCCGCGTTTGATGTCCTTTGCTATTCTGGTTCTGACGCTCGGCGGCTATTTCATGGCCCGCGGACTCAGCGAAAATCCGGCGCGAACAGCAACCTATGGCGCGGCTGCATCCATCCTTGCAGCGCTCGCCGCCCTACTCACCTGGTTCGCCATACGGGTTGTAACTCCGGACCTGCATCCGACGCCTGTGATCGGAACCATGTCCAGGAAAATTGCTCAGACTTTCTGGCTTGCAGTAGGCGCCTACCATTTCGTCTTCCTGGCGCTGCTCCGCGCCGCCGTCCGTCACGAACGAATTGCGCGCGCCACACGATGGTTGAACGAACTGGAAAACACAAACTCATGA